The nucleotide window GCCTTACCAGTAGATGAGGGgctacgtatgtatgtatgcctGCCCTGATCAGCAGACAGAGACAAGGGGTTGGCGCACTGGAGCCCCGGCCCCACGAAGCTCAGGCCCGAAGAGGGAGCCGTTTAAGGGAGACGGATGGCATTCTGCGACCGAGCATGCGGTCGGCACCCGGCGTAACACACACAGTCGTTatgtgatgatgggcgggTTGGCGTCTTGTTCCAATGCTACGCAAACATCACATGTGGCTCGGTCTCAGGCTCGCGTTTTCGTCCCTCGTCAAGACTCTTGGGGGCTCAGAgtgcgccaccgccgccgcctcattGAGACAATAATACGTGACAAGTTCGCacacgcccgccatgccaCTCCGAGTCCTCATCTCCGGCGCGGGCATCGCCGGCCCGGCGCTCGCCTTCTGGCTCGGCCGGCTCGGCCACACGTGCACCATCATCGAGCGCTTCCCCAGCCTGCGTGCCAACGGGCAGCAGGTCGACTTGCGCAAGCagggcatcgaggcggcCCGTCGCATGGGCATCCTCGAGTCGATCCGCGCGcacatcatcgacgagctcggcctccaAGTCGTCGACTCGACCGGCCGACAAAGGGCGCTGTTCgcgcgcatcgaggacgacgccgccggccggcagggcTTCACGAGCGAGTTCGAGCTGTGCTGTTGGAACAGACAAGGGAGGGGAGAGCGGCCAGCAGGATTCTACAGACGTGGGAGAAGATCACGGCTGAGACAGTCGAAGCTTTGCGGACGGTAGTGCAATAATGGCTGGGCTGTAGGTGCATAGCACACTCAATACAACTCCTTATATCACCATGGCCATATGTGCGCAGTCTTGAGCAATGTGTCCTCCAGTCCGCTATGTGCCTGTGCTGTGACCTAGTCTCAAAGGCGTGCTGGGTGCTTTGTCCCCATTCACTAGATGCTGGTTCAGCGAACCGAGGCCAGGGTGAGTACCAGGCAAGGCCAGTGCCCTACGCGACCCAGTGCAAGTTCCGCCCCAGAGCACATCACGCACTCGCGCATGTGCACGAGCAAGGAAGGCGACCTGGCTCTGGCCATCTGGGACATGCACTGCACTGTCATCTAATCACCAGAGCAGGCTGAAAGACTCGTACACCTCGCCTAGGATCGTTTATAACGCCGTTCATATGCCTAGGGCAATTTTGCTCAAttgccgagctcgtcgtggGGTGTCGCTCTCGGCACCGTCCCCTCAACAGACAGCCGCACACAGGACATCCGTGCGACCACCACGCGAATGGAACTGCTAGAGCACGTGCTGGCGGTCAGTGGGGGGGAACGCTCGCGGAGGATCATCCGAGTCGACCGACATCACAGAGCGCGCTCGCGATTGTGATTTAGACAAACGGCAGCGCTCCATGCGACGAGTTGATGGGGCCAGGGAGCGCTAGCGACGGCCTGAGTCCAGGCGGACGCCCAGTCGCAGGGCTGCCTTcagcctggctggccatggACCGACTGTGTGTTCTAGCGGAGTGTTCGACAGGCCTGGACTCTTCTAATAGCTGAAGGGTTCTGGGGCGTCTCTTCTCCCCCGTGGCGCCAACAGCCGGCGCCGTTCTGGGGACTAGCGCGCACCACGCGAAGAGCAATGTGGGTGCCAGATTTCTCGGCCCAATTGGCTATGGCACGCCTACGTTGGGTCAGCACAACCCCGGCCATGTATATAAATCGCCTAGGCTCCCCAAATTTCACCGCAGATTTCCTCGGGCCAGGATCATGTCTGCGATTCCTGCACTGAACCCTGAGCTGAAGTCTGCGGTTGGACTGGCTGTGCTACAGTGCGGTGGTTGCTTGAACATTTCATCAGCTCCTTTCGATCGTCCACACTTGGTCTATACTTTCGGGCAGCGCTGTAGACATGCCCAATGCCTCgcgccggccatgtccaGCCCTTCGTCGCTCAGGCCAGCGTGGTGAGGTCGTCGCCTGTGCCGTCCCCCAACCCAGATGTCGTGAGAAgcctgcgacggcgactcggccgtTGATAACGACAATGGAAACCAACATTGAAAAGCTGTTTGACAACTTACGTCAATGGTCGGTCGCCAAGGGATCTCGAACCCCATGGACCATTTCTGCCCAGGTTGACGCAGCTTTCTTCCGCCCAACAACCCAGAACTGTCCTAGCGGTATGCGGCCGTCTAATGGCCCCTGTAGCAGCTTACTGTGAAGGTGCCGAAGGCAGCACACAATGCAGCGCGTTCTGCTATCATCGGGATGGCCCTTTTTGCAGCCCGATACAGGACCTCCAGGACAGCACGGACGGATCGGCGAGCACTCCAATACTTCAACAATAAATTCTGACTTCAGCAGAATAGCTAGATCACAAAGCGCTATGAGGCTGTCCAGTTGAGGTGCACATCTCAATTCATCACTCGAAGCTTCACACCATGCACCGTCTGCACGTGGTTTTTGAAATGGTCCAAACTGGTCAAGAAGGCTCCCTACAGGGGTTGTTGACAACTTGCCGGCTCCGGAGTTGTCAACAACTCGTGTCCACGGTGCCGTCGCAAAGGGTTCTCCCCTCGGATCCTCTTCGACCCTCGAAGAGAGCGGGGTAACCCTCAATCAGCCCCCGTCTTGGTACCTCCTGTTGCATCGGACTCTAGGGATTCCCCCCGGTCTTGGTACTGTAAATGTCTAGGCCAGTATAAGCCATATGCGCCAGCATGCATACGACCGCCTCCGTCCATACATACATAAATGCTGGCGTGATTGAAGCCGGCGCTGATTGCATCGGCATCGGGCCAACCCCACGTACGCTCCTTCGGTGCGGTACGTCGCCCGTCGATGAATGCTTGTATGAAACCTGCATTAATTACAGTACTGTACTCATTGCCTGAAATCTTGACTTAtcgcctgcagcagcagcgctgccATGTACCTCTCGTCGGTCTGCACACCATCGCTGATTCCGGTGACAGGTTTTTCATCCTCGACATAACACGCCTCCCATGGGCTCCGTGGTACGCTAGACATGTTTGGAGGGGGGGCAAATGGTGGGTCGAAGTCAATCTGCGCATCTGCGTTGTCCAGCTGAGATTGTGTTGTTGGACTATGCGACGATTGGCCCGCGCAACTGCCTGACTCACCCTCATCCGCCCATGACGCTAAAGATGATCCGACGTAAACGGGATGAAAGGGGTCAGAAGAGTAATTTTTAAAGTGCGCTAGCTCCGAATGCTGATCAGAGGCGGACTCTCTTCGAGAGGTACAAGCTTCTCGACGTTTAGTCcttcgtcctgctgctgatgaCTGTGGTAGCGACGGCGCCTCAAAAGTTGCTGTTCGCTTCTGCGTTTTCTTCGACACAGATAGAAGAGTATCCGGAGGCGGGGCTTCAGATCTAGCAAACTCGCCGCCGAAGATGGTAGCCGtggagccgtcggcggaAGACATCGGTAGCTGAACTATGGTGGCTTGGTTGTCGACATCAAAACCCGTAGGGCCATGGCGAATAGTCGCctgttcctcctccccagCATGTAGGACAGGTCTCGGTGTACGACACCCGCCCTCAGCGGCACTAGGTAACAGCGCCGCCAACTTGTAACAGTCGTGGGCAGAGGATCGCGAGTCTGGTGATACGACCACCATGTTATCCAGTAGAAGCTGTCCTAGAGCGTCGGGCCACTTTTCAGAGTCCTCGTGAAAAACCTTCACGATTTTGTCGCACCAGACGGTCCCGCGGTCCCTGTAGCTGTTCTTGTAACGTGGAAGGCTACATTTCAGCTCGTATACCACAACGCCAAGAGACCAGACGTCGACAGCAGGAGTATACTTCTGCCTTGTCTTGGTGTTCGAACAGACAGCTTGCCATTCTAAGTATACCTCGGGCGCAAGGTACAGTGCTGAGCCGCAGATTGTCGACATCTCACAACTATCCCGAGCTATGCCGAAGTCTGCAAACATGACGTGAAAACTCCCTGGGAATCGATGCTGGACGAGAATGTTGCCCGGTTTGATGTCTCTATGCACGATTGGTGGCTTGCTCTCGTGGAGGTATGTGAGGGCTGACAAGCACTGCTGCAGTATCGATATCGTTTCATCGGCTGTTATAAAGTCCTGGTCGTCCAATGACCTGCCGGGGGCATACGCCAGGAATAATTGAGGTTGCGGTGAAAAGGTTGCCTTAAGAAGCCGTACGATGTGGGGCTGCTTGATGGTCAGGACAGTAGCACATTAGTGGTGGAGGCATACGGACATGCGATATCTGGCTCATGATGCGAGCCTCCTTACGCCACTCATCGTAATTGACCAGACGCTTTCGAATAGCCCTTGCAGGAGGCTCCTTCAGAGCGTACTCGCTCCCATCACTGACGTTCCAGAAATGTGTCACAACGCCATAGGACCCTTCACCGATCTCCTTTCGTAGGTGGATTTCCCCTCTGTTGGGAGTATGGGCTCCGGTAGGCAGCTCCGTGTCTGCTCGGCACGGAAGATCAAGATCAGAGAAGAGGTCTTCCGCTGTTGCTGTGCCTTGACGGAACCGGTGCACGTTGTCGATGTACTGTGGCGATTTTACATCGTGCTTGGCGGCGACAACCTGGAACTCAACAGTGCCATGGACTTTGATAAGGATGCTTGTCTTCTCCTCAGGGTTCCGATCCCCGCCGACGATCCATCGGAAATTGCTTCGCTTACCATGCCCTTGTGCGTCGTATGTGACCTCGGTCCCCAATAAAGAGCCCCAGTCTCTGACAATGAGCCGATTGGCATCGTCAAAGGTCAAACTGAAGTGATGCTTGCTGATGCCCTTGAGATTAGGAAGAACAACATCGCTGTCCGGGTCGCATCCGAAGACAATACCATGACTGGTTCGTGGTATGTCGCTGAACTTGATTTCGAGGCGGGGCATGTTTCGGTGCGCTGGAACGTTGCTCTCTTCCGGTGGCTCCGTCGCAGCTCGATTGTGGCGCCCGTGTTCGACCTGGTGCTCGCCATAATTCGCGGGGGCAACGTAGCGTGAACTCGACTTGATCGACGTTGAGGCGTGCCGTTGGTCATGCGGAACGGCGTACACCCGAGCAATAAGGTCTGCATCTTCCATAGTGTATAGTGTGTAGCTAAGAAACGAACAAAAGTGAGGAACGACGCAGCATGGTAGCTGCTTTTGCAGACCTTTTATCGCCATGCATCGATTTGACTGAAGCTTATGCCGTTGCCTCTCATCCAATAGCGCCCGATGCCCCGCACCTCTCCTCAAACGACCAGGCGGCTAAACGGGTACGCCCGATTGGCCCGCTGTGGAGCGCGAAGGTGGTCATCACAGAGGTACAGTCCCCCCTTGGATCATAATtgcgccctcctcctcccgtccccACGCCATTTCTGCCTAAACTTCTGTCAACCCAAACCCGCGGTCTGTTCATTTGTACGACTTGATCTAGAATGCCAGACCTAGAGACGACGAAAGCGACACTTTCCGTGACCGATATCGCCGCCTTGAACGATGCGGAGCTCGCCCAGTTCATGCAGAAACACCGCAGCCACAATGGCGATTTTGACCTACCCGTCGACGGCTGGGACAAGCTTTCAAAGCTTGGCCGGAACCGGCTCGCGGAGAGACTGAAGTGAGCAGCTCTCCTCTTACGCGCCATATGCACTTCGCAGCGTGTTGACTGACGTGCGCAGAGCGCAAGAACGGATCTTGTCCCAAAACCCTGCGGGTAACTCCCGCGCGCTCGATCTTGATCGACTTGACGCACGCCTACGTCAAGTTTCCGATGGCGACAACATTGTACCACAAGTTCTACGCATGCAAACGCCGCCGTATTCCGAAGAGGACGAACTGCGTGACCGGATAGACGACGAGACCGACGCGTACAACGATCTTGTgcgtgacggcggccgtccaCTATACCCGATCAGCCTTATTGACCTGGTTTCTCAGAACCCTGAGAAACACCACGACATGCTGCGGCCATTTTGGGCCTATCCTCGTGACACTCAACCCTCATGGTCGGTATTCCGCAGACAACTGAAGAGGTGGCGGGATTTCCGCAAATGGCAGGTCGACAACCGGGGCcttgaagacgaagacggcggctTTCCTGCGTTTGTCGAGATGATGAAGCGAATATACACAAAATGCGCGTATGAGGATGGGCTAGCCAAGATCGAAGCCGATCCGTCGTGGCTAAAGTCGGAATGGTTAGACGACCAAAGGATACGCAGGTGGCAGCGACACCACCAACGGGAGCGCGGCTGCAACGGCTTCTCCGACTACGTCGATGCAGTGAAGCGCCGCCTGACACGACACGGATTTACACGACCATTCGAGCTGCAAGAGGACCCCAAGCAGCAAGACAAGCTGACAACATGGATCGAATACCTATGTTTTGAGTACTGGTGGCTTGATCGGTACACCGACTCTATCGAGCGCCTGCAGCCAGACCACGACAAACGCTGGCAGGAGCTGGTGGACAAAGAGATACCAAAGCCTCACGAGACCAAGGATTTCATCCGGACCACCCCGTCTTCGATGCAGCGCCAGAAAGAAGATGACCGAGTATGGGAGGCTAAAGTGGCGGCAGAAGCGGAAGCCAGTCGGGTCTATTTCCTAACGCAGAAAGATCCCCGCCGTCTGAGTATTCCAGAGGAGAGGCGTAAGCGGATGCTGCACGCCGCTACAAAGAAGCTGGTGGCTGCGAAGAAACTGTACGAGTCGACCAAACGACGGAACGATCTCGTTACGGACTTCATCCGGGCGACATTCGATTACGTGAACGCCGAAAAGGATGCGGCCGGTCACGCTACCCTCACGCAATGGGTCCTGGAGCAAGTTTCTctggtcgaggccgagttGATCCAAGCAAAAATCACCGAGGCCGGTCCCGATACGAAGAACAAAAAGAGAAAGCGCGCCCAGGATGAGGACAGACCAGAAAAACGGAGTTCAAAGAAGCGGAAGCCAGGCCACGGAGAAATTTCTCGCCTTTCACAGAGCAGTCGGACAGGCCTGGCAAATTTGGGTGAGGCTTCTCAAAGCCCTCCTCGTACTATGTCGGGCAAGAACTGTATGGCTCGAGACGAGGCCCCGGGCGCACAACGGAGGCAGGCAGACTCTACGCGTTTGGTTCGGTCCATGGATGCCTCTCCGGCGCCCACCCGAGGACTGCGTCGCAGCGCAAGGATCGCAGCACGACTGAACAATTCGCAGCCGACTCTCGCCACTACGCTTTCAGGAGATTTGCCACCAAAATTACGACCAAAGACTCGCCGAAGTACCAAGAATTCATACGGCTCCCGGGGCCCGGAAGCTTCTGCGGCGTCAAAGATTGAAAACAGGAAGCGAGGCAGTAGAGTCCAAGCCGGCAGAGTGTCGAAGAGGCTTGGCGCTAGTGGCAGGTGAGCGGCTGGGCCCTGCAAGCCGAAGGCACTCAGCGTCACTGTCAGATGACTTTACCCAAGGCATTGTCGAGCCTCCGCCAGTCATGGACTTAAAGGTATGGAAGCAAGGGCTGCAGATACAGAATGGCTtcgcggccgtggcgtaTGAGTGGAAGTAGGCGAGCTGGAAAGTAGGCGCAAAAGTGGTTTCACAGAGTGCTCTTTGATTCGCAAGGAAAGGCGGCCACTGTATTAGGCACCGTACTTGATGTGTAAAAGCGCACACGCAGTCAGGCGAACGATATGAGGGCAGCAAAAGTGGCCAAAACGAGAAGGTAGAGACTTGTTCTGTTGATGACATTTTGCTTCCAGTAGAGGGcacaggcgcagcaggcatTCCAACCCGACGGAAGAGACGGCACGAGTTTACGGGCTATAAAGCTGCCCGCATGTACTTGGTAGGTGCAGCGACGTACCCCCGCCCGATGagcgaggggcaggcggaAGGCGGCTATCGATGGGTGCAAGCCGTATCTTTGCGGCAGGAGCTAGAAACCACTGCACTCGCCACTCGCACGGCTTGGCGCTGCGCGCTCCGACGCTTCTCGCAATTGGTAGGCaaaggtggcggcgaggtacGCCAAGATACACATTGCGCGACGAGTGACCGCGCAAGAGCCGGTGACTATGCGTGATGACCCGAATGGTGACCCAACCCAACGGATGACTGCATTGCCAATTGGTATAGTAGTCTGTGATGTTCATTGCTCCCTGAGCGAAGGCCGTTTTGCCGGCTGCGATCTCAGCCTGGGACGGCCCGTGGCCAAACATCTCGAGTTGCCGGCTGAATAGTGCGACGCGGTGCTGCACAAGGAAAGTAGGGGTGACCAGAAGGATCGTCTGATAGAGGGGGGGTGTGAGGTAGACCAGGCGGCTGGGTGTCAGCCTCTTGATATTTGAGCGTCCGTACTCTACCCCTGACAACGGCAAGACAGGTTCCGACGATCAACGTGGCTGAGGCGCACCGCAACGGGCTGGACCTAATGCGCGGTGCGACCGGCGTGATGAGACTGTACTTGTAGTTGGGCAATCTCCTATACGAGCGAGGGCTTGGCTACGCAGGTGGAAGGCACGTTCCCATCCCAGCCAGGACATTATGATCGATAGATTCCGGACATACGGTACTCACCAGTATCACACTGGCAACGAGTCATACCGCACCGCTCGTCACCACCCGGCCACCGACAGGGCCGGCCGAGCTGCACTTATGCCGCCACGAAGTTAAACGACGCTGGCAAGTCATCAAGTGGTATGCAGGGATGCCACCGCAATAACGTGCCTGGGACTTGCATTGGCATGGGCAGCGTGGACGGCATCGGTGATGGCCTGTACGTGGTTACTCTGCTGAGCCGCGCGAGCGCCGTATGGCTTCTTTCAAAGCTTGCGAAGAAATGATGTATTGCATTGCTGGAAGAATTACTGAAGCCCAAATTGAGTGCGATGTTTGCAATATCCAATTGCCTGGTCGCTTCAAGCATCATCCACAAAAGTTACCGCCTGAGGCGGCCCATGCAAGTTGATGTAGCTACGAACGCCCATTCTTCGGTCCGGGTGAGCTCCTCGCTGCGCTTCAGAGAAGCGATCATGGAGTGGTCTCACCAGTTGGAACTTTGTCGCCGGCTTGGGATGTTTGTCCAGTAAATTCCTGAGACCGGTCGAGTATTCCGTCCATTTCTCGAAGTTGATAATGCCGCGATCATACGCTTGAGCCAGCTGCATGACATACTCGTACTCGCTGTGGGGAGAGATTAGCACTGATTGCCGGAATTGTTAAACAGGGCAAACCCACCGTTCGAGGAAGTACCGCCGTTCGAAATCTCGAAGCTTGCGAACGGTCTGTAAGAAGCGTTCCATAGCGTCGAGTTCATATCGAGCAGCCTCAACTCGCATGTCTGCACTAAGCACGCTGCCGCTGGACACCTGTAAAAAGGACACCTTCATGGCATATAACCGAGCCTTGACatgcggcgacgccgtctctGTAGTCGGACTTCCAGGATTGGTGAGCTCGTTGAGAGAAACCACTACGTCGGCACAAGGTATCGGTGATAAGGTGCGAGCGTAGCAAACTTTGACAACAGTTTCAGCCATCCGTCGAGCTGGGGGTAAAAGTCCCTCAGGCGGCAGCTCCATTGGCAGTTGCTGCAAGATTGGCTGTACGCAAGGGAGAACCTTGCCGGGCATGATGTCGCTAGAGTAAGCTGTCAGTGTGGAATTCAACCTTCCATGGAGGAACCCGCGCGGACAAGTATAGGAGCACAAACGCCCAAACCATCAAGAGGGTGTCAGGGTCAGTAAGGTCGGCTTCTTTCCCTTGCCTATTGGTCCAAAAATTAGCCATTGCCGAAGCTATGTGTGTCAAGGCGGGCCTCACATCACCTGCAGCCTCTCGCAGGCGGAGCTCATGTAACGGTACTGAGACCCGTCCTCGAATAACACGTCACGGAAAGATACTTGGCTGGGAGAGAGATCCAAAGTATCGGATGGGTAGCTTGTTCCAACAGTACCCTGCCGAGGGCAATGATGCTTCTACTTAAAAGCATGCGAAATGGATGGCTCACCGCACTCTGCATGGGAGACGAGATGAACATATGGAGAGCGATCAAATCCTCGCATCTACTCATGTCGTAAAAGCAAGCGATATTACATGGGCCCTGAAATCCATCAATGGAGCTAAGCGTCAATATTCAACGAGTGAAACCCAGCAGCGATCATCTACCATCTTCTAGGAATAATACGGCCATACCGTCATCATCCAGCACATCGCATATCCGATACCACGCGCCCTAGCGGACGTCACCATCCAGTCGGATATATGGCGCGCTCTTTaggcggtggtgggcttTATGGCGTGTCTTCGCGTCCCAGTTCGTAGGGGTAGGCACCAGCAAGCATCATTTCGATATTTGGAAGCTGAACCCGAACCGAGGGATGCGATTGAGTTGGCTTTGTAGCGGAAATCGCAGCACTAGTTGGCTGACAACCTTTGGCGCAGGGTCGCGATGCTGCTGGTCTTTGTGGGTGGTCGTTGTTGTGCGCTTCCAGGGTAATCATGTCAAacccgcctcgccgacagATGTCCTTCTTTCCAAGCTCCCAGCTGATGGCTTCTGCCGTTCGCCATGGCACGTTTAGTTCCTGAGCTAATGGGGTCCACATCTGCTGTCTGAGCCTGGGGATTGTCAGTATCTCTTCCCCGGGCCGTACCATCACAGCAACACGACGCGTCGCCTGCGAATAAAGCAAAGACTGGAGCAGGCATTACCTCTCATACAGCATAGAGAGCCTATCCTTGCTTTCTTCACTCCAATCCGCTCGTTTCTCGATGTAGTTCTGATATCGCAGTCGACAAGCGATTGCGCTTCGGCCCGGAAGTTGCTGAGAAACATCTCTCCATTTCATGCCTTCGCCCCTGAGCATGAGCATGAGcttgtcctcctccgcgTTCCACTCGTGCTTCTCGTTGGCGCGCTGAAGTGGATTTTGAGAAACCTGGGGAGATGGCTGTTTACCACCTGGTGGCATTGCTGACGATGGGTCGATCGGAGGTTGTTTAGGAAATGACGAGGACAGACACGGACTGTAGGActcgcgcgacgagggctttATTGTGAGGAAGAAGGAATCTGTAAGCTACGAGCGCTTGGGTGTATTAAAAGACAATGCAGCGGGAGTAGCGGACCGCGAAAAGAAATGAAAATCGGCAGCAGCGCTTGGCAGGCAGCTTCCGAGGCCGTCGCATTGTACATTTCCCAGCTCGAAGCAAGTCGCACAGCCATAacatggccggcgtcgtcctcggccggcaACGGTACACGGGCGTGGTGCACCGCGACCTGCCAGGCGGACATATTCGCGCTATAGCTCTCAGCCCATGTGCATCAGCTTACCGGCGAGTTGTCCGACTGGTACGAACCCTCTGGGGATGTTGGCCGACGCAGATTGGATCAGCCGTGTGACGAACAGCGACGGTGGAAGCGTACCATTGGCCTGCTCTGGGCTCGGACGGGTTGCAACCATGACGTGTCCAGATGTTGGGCCAGGAAATAGGGGGCT belongs to Purpureocillium takamizusanense chromosome 1, complete sequence and includes:
- a CDS encoding uncharacterized protein (COG:C~COG:H~EggNog:ENOG503NZTC); amino-acid sequence: MPLRVLISGAGIAGPALAFWLGRLGHTCTIIERFPSLRANGQQVDLRKQGIEAARRMGILESIRAHIIDELGLQVVDSTGRQRALFARIEDDAAGRQGFTSEFELCCWNRQGRGERPAGFYRRGRRSRLRQSKLCGR
- a CDS encoding Non-specific serine/threonine protein kinase (EggNog:ENOG503P35U~COG:D), with protein sequence MEDADLIARVYAVPHDQRHASTSIKSSSRYVAPANYGEHQVEHGRHNRAATEPPEESNVPAHRNMPRLEIKFSDIPRTSHGIVFGCDPDSDVVLPNLKGISKHHFSLTFDDANRLIVRDWGSLLGTEVTYDAQGHGKRSNFRWIVGGDRNPEEKTSILIKVHGTVEFQVVAAKHDVKSPQYIDNVHRFRQGTATAEDLFSDLDLPCRADTELPTGAHTPNRGEIHLRKEIGEGSYGVVTHFWNVSDGSEYALKEPPARAIRKRLVNYDEWRKEARIMSQISHVRMPPPLMCYCPDHQAAPHRTAS
- a CDS encoding uncharacterized protein (EggNog:ENOG503PDZB); translated protein: MPDLETTKATLSVTDIAALNDAELAQFMQKHRSHNGDFDLPVDGWDKLSKLGRNRLAERLKAQERILSQNPAGNSRALDLDRLDARLRQVSDGDNIVPQVLRMQTPPYSEEDELRDRIDDETDAYNDLVRDGGRPLYPISLIDLVSQNPEKHHDMLRPFWAYPRDTQPSWSVFRRQLKRWRDFRKWQVDNRGLEDEDGGFPAFVEMMKRIYTKCAYEDGLAKIEADPSWLKSEWLDDQRIRRWQRHHQRERGCNGFSDYVDAVKRRLTRHGFTRPFELQEDPKQQDKLTTWIEYLCFEYWWLDRYTDSIERLQPDHDKRWQELVDKEIPKPHETKDFIRTTPSSMQRQKEDDRVWEAKVAAEAEASRVYFLTQKDPRRLSIPEERRKRMLHAATKKLVAAKKLYESTKRRNDLVTDFIRATFDYVNAEKDAAGHATLTQWVLEQVSLVEAELIQAKITEAGPDTKNKKRKRAQDEDRPEKRSSKKRKPGHGEISRLSQSSRTGLANLGEASQSPPRTMSGKNCMARDEAPGAQRRQADSTRLVRSMDASPAPTRGLRRSARIAARLNNSQPTLATTLSGDLPPKLRPKTRRSTKNSYGSRGPEASAASKIENRKRGSRVQAGRVSKRLGASGR
- a CDS encoding uncharacterized protein (COG:S~EggNog:ENOG503Q4P9) produces the protein MPPGGKQPSPQVSQNPLQRANEKHEWNAEEDKLMLMLRGEGMKWRDVSQQLPGRSAIACRLRYQNYIEKRADWSEESKDRLSMLYER